In Fibrobacter sp. UWB15, one genomic interval encodes:
- a CDS encoding TIGR02147 family protein, which translates to MGEKKPTKRIFEYLDYREFLKDYYNAKKEANPAFSLRVFSDKIGFKAKDFISRVMNGDKNLSSQSIPKVASGLRLGKHEAEFFVALVKFNQAETTDERNVAFEQMQAVLKVVRFAEKQHLLGHAQYMVYSDWRHLTIRSLIGMFGFDGNYEALAKQVRPNITVEQAKQSVKLLKECQLIKKDESGKYVLTESAITTGDRTSKLALRGYHQNCLKLAADSIDRDAPGTRHVSGLTLGISQEGYERIVERINAFRKEIALLAEEDEGSDKVFQLEFALFPVGGK; encoded by the coding sequence ATGGGCGAAAAGAAACCGACAAAAAGAATCTTCGAATACCTGGATTACCGGGAATTTTTGAAAGATTACTACAACGCAAAGAAAGAGGCGAACCCCGCCTTTTCGCTTCGCGTGTTTTCGGACAAAATCGGTTTCAAGGCCAAGGACTTTATTAGCCGCGTCATGAACGGCGACAAAAACCTTTCGAGCCAGAGTATCCCCAAAGTAGCTTCGGGACTCCGCCTTGGCAAGCATGAAGCTGAATTTTTCGTGGCGCTTGTCAAGTTTAACCAGGCCGAAACCACCGACGAACGCAACGTCGCCTTCGAACAAATGCAGGCCGTGCTCAAAGTCGTACGATTCGCCGAAAAGCAGCACCTGCTCGGGCATGCACAGTACATGGTATATTCCGACTGGCGACATCTCACAATCCGTAGCCTGATTGGCATGTTCGGTTTTGACGGCAACTACGAGGCGCTCGCCAAGCAAGTTCGTCCAAACATCACTGTCGAACAGGCAAAACAGTCCGTAAAGCTACTCAAAGAATGTCAACTCATCAAGAAAGATGAATCGGGCAAGTACGTGCTGACCGAAAGCGCCATTACCACTGGCGATCGCACCTCGAAACTCGCACTCCGCGGCTATCACCAGAATTGCCTAAAGCTCGCTGCAGATTCCATTGACCGCGACGCTCCTGGCACGCGCCATGTTTCGGGCCTTACGCTTGGAATCAGCCAAGAAGGCTACGAACGCATTGTAGAGCGAATCAACGCCTTCCGTAAAGAAATCGCGCTCCTCGCCGAAGAAGACGAAGGGAGCGATAAAGTTTTCCAACTGGAATTTGCCCTGTTCCCCGTCGGCGGGAAATAA
- a CDS encoding glycoside hydrolase family 43 protein produces the protein MGVLETFRAACVALSLAAVAAFAASVAVHDPSVIVVYKDAGGNSYPENDAAKSRTKYYYIFGTMNGAAYSRDMLDWTPFTPQLSRGGTVYVTGNEARDDYYSVFKAEADYAEHTNSATAKGNLWAPDIVWNKKLKKWCLYFSMAGEDWKSSIVLLTSDKIEGPYEYKGAVVYGGMDKQTAGSAANADYAKVTGSSTIDERYYIANNGVTNLGKWDGGYGSSCIDPNVFYDEDGNLWLLYGSWSGGLFLVKLDESTGLRDYSYKYGSNGAAKWSGTSMLEDPYMGIHVGGGYYVSGEGSYIQYFKDADGNGYYYLFVSYGFYSPEGGYTMRVFRSKDVKGPYVDVDGTPAIFEKFILNYWGNTDRGFPIVANYRWSFWAEDRAEIADGHNSLLRDDDGGMYLVYHRKFNNHTGWHNVETHQLFFNRMGWIVAAPFEYHEGYGLPARALGRSDIAGPYKVIMHNPPRNNPQTWEDSVAVNQEQNMQLNADGTVTGAYTGTWDYDYAKGRSYVTLTLGGTVYEGVVLDQLQNDMSKRTLTFSAMNKAGNRAFWGYRVPKTEVLQDARYYGDSVKVVGKKDFSTAWDAYDEFESVKVSGNFVAEFEFRNKVKSGAENWNNWVLVFRNGGDMWYLRADGYSVETLGGENTVHYWNAWGENWDAFKKMYDGAKVRLRAEKDGYLINVYAFLRGAAKDGSDSLVYAVTATGTPVGDYEILLGADAASLELSRVAYGALENRIVAGTINDGGEYNVAFNAQKTAEYKVSGDFSATFRFMNYGNKPVYGLADANKVNNWDNYIVRATAGGATTLLRADAFAMDNAGTFDYDFDWNWDDFAGIMRNAEVVMDVSREKDVVTYSARITAQDGKAYHYKAVNRGASTAEMSLGFTCEKSVVDLLSVSVNSVAGDSTQIQVEDPDSSTTSFAVRNGVETGRSLQDMRGAKVYDVRGRLLGTADSPRVKEMRLRKVRQPVFAK, from the coding sequence ATGGGTGTATTGGAAACATTCAGGGCGGCGTGTGTCGCCTTATCTCTCGCGGCTGTTGCCGCATTTGCGGCCTCGGTCGCCGTTCACGATCCTTCCGTCATTGTGGTCTATAAGGACGCGGGCGGGAATTCGTATCCTGAAAACGATGCGGCCAAGTCGCGGACGAAGTATTATTACATATTCGGGACCATGAACGGGGCGGCATATTCCCGCGATATGCTGGACTGGACCCCGTTTACGCCGCAGCTTTCGAGGGGCGGCACGGTGTATGTCACTGGCAACGAGGCCAGGGACGATTACTACAGCGTGTTCAAGGCGGAAGCCGACTATGCGGAACATACGAATTCCGCGACCGCCAAGGGGAACCTGTGGGCGCCCGATATCGTATGGAACAAGAAGCTGAAAAAGTGGTGCCTGTACTTTTCGATGGCGGGCGAGGACTGGAAAAGTTCCATTGTGCTCCTGACATCCGACAAAATCGAGGGGCCGTACGAGTACAAGGGTGCGGTCGTCTACGGCGGGATGGACAAGCAGACGGCGGGTTCTGCCGCCAATGCCGACTACGCGAAGGTGACGGGTTCTTCGACAATTGACGAGCGTTACTATATCGCGAACAACGGTGTCACTAATTTGGGCAAGTGGGATGGCGGCTATGGTTCCAGCTGCATCGACCCGAACGTGTTCTACGACGAGGATGGAAACCTGTGGCTCCTGTACGGTTCGTGGAGCGGCGGGCTTTTCTTGGTCAAGCTTGATGAGTCTACCGGTCTCAGGGACTATTCGTACAAGTACGGGAGCAACGGCGCGGCCAAGTGGAGCGGGACTTCGATGCTCGAGGACCCTTACATGGGCATCCACGTGGGTGGCGGTTATTATGTGAGTGGCGAGGGTTCGTACATCCAGTATTTCAAGGATGCGGACGGCAATGGCTACTACTACCTGTTCGTGAGTTACGGGTTCTATTCGCCCGAGGGCGGCTACACCATGCGCGTGTTCCGCAGCAAGGACGTGAAGGGACCCTATGTCGATGTGGATGGGACTCCTGCAATTTTTGAAAAGTTTATCCTGAACTATTGGGGCAATACCGACCGCGGATTCCCGATTGTCGCGAATTACCGCTGGAGTTTCTGGGCCGAGGACCGTGCCGAAATTGCGGACGGGCACAATTCGCTGTTGCGCGACGACGATGGCGGTATGTACCTGGTTTATCACCGCAAGTTCAACAACCATACGGGTTGGCACAATGTCGAGACTCACCAGCTGTTCTTTAACAGGATGGGCTGGATTGTGGCGGCACCTTTCGAGTATCACGAGGGTTACGGGCTACCGGCGCGTGCGCTCGGCCGCAGCGATATCGCGGGCCCGTACAAGGTGATTATGCATAACCCGCCCAGGAACAACCCGCAGACCTGGGAAGATTCCGTGGCGGTGAACCAGGAACAGAACATGCAGCTCAATGCCGACGGTACGGTGACAGGCGCCTACACGGGAACCTGGGATTACGACTATGCGAAGGGCCGGAGCTACGTGACGCTTACTCTGGGTGGAACTGTCTACGAGGGCGTGGTGCTTGACCAGTTGCAGAACGATATGAGCAAGCGGACGCTTACGTTCTCGGCGATGAACAAGGCGGGGAACCGTGCCTTCTGGGGTTACCGTGTGCCGAAAACCGAAGTGCTGCAGGATGCCCGCTATTACGGCGACAGCGTGAAGGTCGTTGGGAAAAAGGACTTTAGCACGGCATGGGATGCCTATGACGAATTTGAGTCCGTGAAGGTAAGCGGAAACTTTGTCGCGGAATTTGAATTCAGGAACAAGGTAAAGAGCGGAGCCGAAAACTGGAACAACTGGGTGCTCGTCTTTAGGAACGGTGGCGACATGTGGTACCTGCGTGCCGACGGCTATTCCGTGGAAACGCTCGGTGGCGAAAATACGGTGCACTACTGGAATGCCTGGGGTGAAAACTGGGATGCCTTCAAGAAGATGTACGACGGAGCAAAAGTCCGCCTGCGTGCAGAAAAGGACGGCTACCTGATAAATGTGTATGCGTTCTTGCGCGGTGCGGCGAAGGATGGATCCGACTCGCTAGTGTATGCGGTTACGGCTACGGGGACACCGGTTGGCGATTACGAAATCTTGCTCGGTGCCGACGCGGCGTCGCTCGAGTTGAGCCGCGTTGCCTACGGAGCACTTGAAAATCGCATCGTGGCGGGTACGATAAACGACGGTGGCGAATACAATGTAGCGTTCAATGCGCAGAAGACGGCTGAATACAAGGTCTCGGGCGACTTTAGCGCAACATTCCGCTTTATGAATTACGGGAACAAGCCGGTTTACGGGCTTGCTGATGCGAACAAGGTGAACAACTGGGACAATTACATTGTGCGTGCGACTGCCGGCGGGGCGACGACACTGTTGCGTGCCGATGCCTTTGCGATGGATAACGCGGGGACGTTCGATTACGATTTCGACTGGAACTGGGACGATTTCGCTGGCATCATGCGCAACGCCGAAGTGGTGATGGATGTCTCGCGCGAAAAGGATGTCGTTACCTACTCGGCCCGCATCACGGCGCAAGATGGCAAGGCATATCACTACAAGGCAGTAAACAGGGGCGCATCGACTGCCGAGATGTCGCTCGGGTTTACTTGTGAGAAGAGTGTGGTCGACCTGCTTTCGGTTTCCGTGAATAGCGTGGCGGGCGACAGCACGCAAATCCAGGTGGAAGATCCTGATTCTTCGACCACGTCGTTTGCGGTTCGCAATGGCGTTGAAACGGGACGCAGCCTGCAGGATATGCGTGGTGCGAAGGTTTACGATGTGCGCGGTCGCCTTCTGGGAACTGCGGACAGCCCGCGGGTAAAGGAAATGCGTTTGCGCAAGGTCCGACAGCCCGTTTTTGCGAAGTAA
- a CDS encoding polysaccharide lyase family 1 protein — protein sequence MKAKYLAILLMNVGLFAATPNFDMVGYATLEGGTTGGNGGKVVEVSNFAEFKQYAEDLETPYVIIVKGEINTGIKTFIDENGHVASSGTATTYGELVLVGNNKTIIGKGESAFLNRVGLMIQNKHNIIIRNIKFTMSDVPISKTDENKVIAFRNGAEVVLNDPDCIAISADSAATNWADKNKQGSHNIWIDHCEFYNAYTSNKDRYDGLLDAKNNIYNATFSWNYFHNHHKGSLIGNSNGDSLRHEITIHHNFYKDLDARTPMMRHTKIHLYNNYVLGQGTGNGPNVRYGSDDYFENNHYAGLSKAIFAGDDGVATIVGNYYEGCANFQSSGCNSKKMKISVNPGTSLTSKDTAWVTYDTEIPKGTFNPKSVYSYSADPVGDVKGLVTNYSGIGKIDISEYEKGTKIDPVIVSSSSVAEVSSSSVTSSSSSSENTTRLIATDVEFTISPMTKVQIFSLTGKLIKQGFYSEWEQLKSSLPQGHYIVRGLHQTLIFQSRRKCSRL from the coding sequence ATGAAAGCAAAATATTTGGCAATTCTCTTGATGAATGTGGGGCTCTTTGCGGCTACCCCTAACTTCGATATGGTGGGGTATGCCACTTTGGAAGGGGGCACTACCGGCGGTAACGGGGGCAAGGTTGTGGAAGTCTCCAACTTTGCAGAATTTAAGCAGTACGCCGAAGATTTGGAAACTCCTTACGTCATTATCGTGAAGGGTGAAATCAATACCGGTATCAAGACGTTTATCGATGAAAATGGCCATGTGGCCTCTTCGGGTACGGCAACGACTTATGGCGAATTGGTCTTGGTCGGCAATAACAAGACGATCATCGGTAAAGGCGAATCGGCGTTCCTTAATCGAGTGGGCCTGATGATTCAGAATAAACATAACATCATCATTCGTAACATCAAGTTCACCATGAGCGATGTTCCCATTAGCAAAACCGACGAAAACAAGGTGATCGCTTTCCGCAATGGGGCAGAAGTTGTCCTCAATGACCCGGACTGCATCGCGATTTCTGCGGACTCTGCTGCCACTAACTGGGCTGACAAGAATAAGCAGGGAAGCCATAACATTTGGATCGATCACTGCGAATTCTATAATGCCTACACCAGCAACAAGGACCGCTACGATGGTCTGCTGGATGCCAAGAACAACATTTACAATGCGACTTTTAGCTGGAATTATTTCCACAACCATCATAAGGGAAGCCTCATTGGCAATAGCAACGGAGATAGTCTTCGTCATGAAATAACTATCCACCATAACTTTTATAAGGACCTGGATGCACGTACTCCCATGATGCGCCATACTAAAATTCACCTTTATAACAACTATGTTCTCGGTCAGGGAACAGGCAACGGCCCGAATGTTCGCTATGGTTCTGACGACTACTTTGAAAATAATCACTATGCGGGCCTCAGCAAGGCGATTTTCGCTGGCGATGATGGCGTGGCTACCATTGTTGGAAACTATTACGAAGGCTGCGCCAACTTCCAGAGTAGTGGCTGTAACAGCAAAAAAATGAAGATTTCCGTAAATCCCGGTACTTCGCTTACTTCCAAGGATACCGCATGGGTCACTTACGATACGGAAATCCCTAAGGGAACTTTCAATCCCAAGAGCGTCTACAGCTATAGTGCAGATCCCGTAGGCGATGTGAAGGGCTTGGTGACAAATTATTCTGGCATTGGTAAAATTGATATCAGCGAATATGAAAAAGGAACGAAAATCGACCCGGTGATTGTTAGCTCAAGTTCTGTCGCCGAAGTAAGTTCTAGTAGCGTTACGAGTTCTTCAAGTAGCTCCGAAAACACAACGCGGTTGATTGCAACCGATGTCGAGTTCACCATTTCGCCTATGACCAAGGTGCAAATTTTCTCCTTGACAGGAAAACTGATCAAGCAGGGCTTTTACAGCGAATGGGAACAATTGAAGTCTAGCCTCCCGCAAGGCCACTACATTGTGCGAGGGCTTCACCAAACATTAATATTCCAGTCCCGAAGAAAATGCTCTCGTCTTTAA
- a CDS encoding right-handed parallel beta-helix repeat-containing protein, translated as MNYLKNIRLVEILTAAFAVLALAGNTHVKPGDDFISAMTKASAGDTVFFEAGTYQVPYTEGQANTITLSKSGMADKPIVFYAAGHATAVIDFQFPELTYVDKGVGLSMTGSYYELHGLAITRAGYQGAYVTGSYNKFYNMSFFENRNSGLEINKGGNHTLVVNVDAYRNYDPKKKGGMADGFASKQTQGAGNVFINCRAWENSDDGFDFFDSPDSVIVYDSWAFRNGVNVFGYAAELFDGNGNGFKMGGNKAQANHRCTRCIAFDNPVKGFDQNNNTGGITVEQSLAYRNGSSGAANYGMGGALNAGQKHHLRNNISYKGKNADSFGSSSEQETNSWSISVTVSDDDFESLDTSLATIARNADGLLPYTKLFRLKKGSVLIDKGTEIGFDYVGSAPDLGPYEYGEIAAESSSSEVSSSSATTTVIRRRVAPADRRKDAPRFNALGRSVKSAEPFRWSVSWF; from the coding sequence ATGAATTATTTGAAGAATATCCGCTTGGTGGAAATTTTGACGGCAGCTTTTGCCGTTTTGGCGCTTGCCGGGAATACCCATGTAAAGCCTGGCGACGATTTTATTTCGGCCATGACTAAGGCCTCCGCCGGAGATACCGTCTTTTTTGAAGCGGGAACATACCAGGTGCCCTATACAGAGGGTCAGGCGAATACGATTACACTTTCTAAGTCAGGAATGGCGGACAAGCCCATTGTGTTCTATGCGGCGGGCCATGCGACTGCCGTGATAGACTTCCAGTTCCCGGAACTCACCTATGTCGACAAGGGCGTGGGGCTGAGCATGACCGGCAGTTATTACGAACTTCACGGTCTCGCCATTACCCGTGCGGGATACCAGGGAGCCTATGTGACAGGGTCGTACAACAAGTTCTACAACATGTCGTTTTTCGAAAACCGCAATTCCGGTTTGGAAATTAACAAGGGCGGGAATCATACGCTGGTGGTCAATGTAGATGCGTACCGTAATTATGACCCCAAGAAAAAGGGCGGCATGGCTGACGGCTTTGCGAGCAAGCAGACTCAGGGAGCAGGAAATGTGTTCATCAACTGCCGTGCTTGGGAAAATTCCGACGACGGTTTTGACTTTTTTGATTCGCCCGACAGTGTCATTGTCTATGATTCCTGGGCGTTCCGGAATGGGGTCAATGTTTTTGGCTATGCGGCCGAGCTCTTTGATGGAAACGGCAATGGCTTTAAGATGGGCGGCAATAAAGCCCAAGCGAATCACCGTTGCACGCGTTGTATTGCGTTTGATAATCCGGTAAAGGGCTTTGACCAGAACAACAATACGGGTGGCATTACGGTGGAACAGAGCCTTGCTTACCGCAACGGAAGCAGTGGTGCCGCCAATTATGGAATGGGTGGGGCGCTGAATGCGGGGCAAAAGCATCACCTGCGGAACAATATCTCTTATAAGGGCAAAAATGCCGACTCTTTTGGTTCGTCTAGCGAACAGGAAACGAATTCCTGGAGCATTTCGGTGACTGTGAGTGACGATGACTTTGAGTCGTTGGACACGAGCCTTGCGACGATTGCCCGAAATGCGGATGGACTGCTCCCGTACACAAAGTTGTTCCGCCTGAAAAAAGGGAGCGTCTTGATTGACAAGGGGACGGAAATTGGCTTTGATTATGTTGGCTCGGCACCGGATCTTGGACCTTACGAATATGGCGAAATTGCAGCAGAATCCAGTTCTTCGGAAGTGTCTTCTAGCAGTGCTACAACGACTGTTATTCGCCGCAGGGTGGCCCCTGCTGACAGGCGTAAAGATGCTCCGAGGTTCAATGCGTTGGGGCGTTCGGTAAAATCCGCGGAACCTTTCCGTTGGAGCGTCAGTTGGTTTTAA
- a CDS encoding LamG-like jellyroll fold domain-containing protein → MDTLKYFLAGFVALFVGCSSNSQVAGNSAETGSPELAGILMLDGGKPAAHARVQCVPGDYNILAASKAEQVLPSAFETETDENGNYEFDTIPSGSFSLEAFHQESGQMLLLQNLNAEEDEPLAVNDTLQGPGTVKLLVSGAFRENQSGEAIVIGTTIRRSVSVQNGKIVVDSLPADTFELIVYMDGMSPFGFKDVSVKPEETTVWGDSVTYTLKAPLALPEEIDSLGTVVSDFPLAIRLTDKEISFDSAEVVNGRWEAVRISQDGNRSKKLPITQTYFDASAKETVFWVRVDSLNVSDSLELHFDNTMNPAYAKDVFPTNRSYSLVWHFDSGLAPVDDGAEKGYFEGLPTGVVAADGVVGRGVELDEGDVIVVENSSAADSSRKVNLNYDGSGYFCFSVWVKLESLESEQTIFKKSKEYALRYVPEKGFVVDLWVPDSSSDSVKYAWLSGMSDIKAGEWVYVAFSRHTISQSNFYVNDRKIETDPEQIAWTGVRDVADFEVGGFTGTIDELMLGSCYRDDDWTRLTYLNQRPENYWPALSAR, encoded by the coding sequence ATGGATACTTTGAAATACTTTTTAGCGGGTTTCGTTGCCCTTTTTGTGGGTTGTTCTTCGAACAGCCAAGTGGCGGGCAATAGTGCCGAAACGGGTTCCCCGGAACTCGCGGGTATCTTGATGTTGGACGGCGGCAAGCCGGCCGCACATGCGCGTGTACAGTGCGTGCCGGGCGACTACAATATTCTTGCGGCAAGCAAGGCCGAACAGGTTCTGCCTTCCGCGTTCGAAACCGAAACGGATGAAAACGGAAATTATGAGTTTGACACCATCCCGTCGGGCAGTTTCTCCTTGGAGGCTTTCCACCAGGAATCTGGCCAGATGCTCCTGCTGCAGAACCTGAATGCCGAAGAGGACGAGCCCCTTGCTGTAAATGACACTTTGCAAGGTCCGGGTACGGTCAAACTTCTCGTATCGGGCGCTTTCCGCGAAAACCAAAGCGGCGAGGCGATTGTCATTGGGACGACTATTCGCAGAAGTGTCTCCGTGCAGAACGGGAAAATCGTGGTCGATAGCCTCCCGGCAGACACGTTTGAACTTATTGTTTACATGGATGGCATGAGTCCGTTTGGATTTAAGGATGTTTCTGTAAAGCCTGAAGAGACTACAGTCTGGGGCGATTCGGTGACGTACACATTGAAAGCTCCGCTCGCACTCCCCGAAGAAATCGATTCGCTCGGCACCGTCGTGAGCGATTTCCCGCTGGCCATTCGCTTGACGGATAAGGAAATTTCTTTCGATTCTGCGGAGGTGGTGAACGGCCGCTGGGAGGCCGTGCGCATTTCGCAGGACGGAAACCGCAGCAAGAAACTCCCCATTACGCAGACTTACTTTGACGCTTCTGCCAAGGAGACCGTGTTCTGGGTGCGTGTCGATTCGCTGAATGTTTCAGATTCCCTGGAACTCCATTTTGACAACACCATGAACCCCGCGTACGCAAAGGATGTGTTCCCCACGAACCGCAGCTATTCTTTGGTGTGGCATTTCGATAGCGGCCTTGCACCTGTGGACGATGGAGCAGAAAAGGGCTACTTCGAAGGTCTGCCGACAGGGGTCGTGGCTGCCGACGGTGTTGTTGGTAGGGGAGTGGAACTTGATGAAGGCGATGTTATTGTCGTCGAGAATTCGAGTGCGGCTGATTCCTCGCGCAAGGTGAACTTGAATTATGACGGCAGCGGATATTTCTGCTTCTCTGTATGGGTAAAGCTCGAAAGTCTTGAATCGGAGCAGACCATTTTCAAAAAGTCCAAGGAATATGCATTGCGCTATGTTCCAGAGAAAGGCTTTGTCGTGGACCTCTGGGTTCCCGATTCAAGTTCCGATTCTGTGAAATATGCTTGGTTGTCGGGAATGTCAGATATCAAGGCGGGCGAGTGGGTGTATGTCGCCTTTAGCCGCCATACGATATCGCAGTCCAATTTCTACGTGAACGACCGTAAGATAGAAACGGATCCGGAACAAATCGCTTGGACGGGCGTTCGTGATGTCGCAGACTTTGAAGTCGGCGGCTTTACCGGTACGATTGACGAACTCATGCTCGGTAGCTGTTACCGCGATGACGACTGGACTCGCCTTACCTACCTGAACCAGCGTCCCGAAAATTACTGGCCAGCCCTTTCGGCCCGCTAG
- a CDS encoding DUF4859 domain-containing protein, whose product MQKSCLGLIPGAVLSAALGVHTYAVSGDAYTWPGYRSDLDYDTKSNLGDIQPPTKFNNNCSGVTGKKAGKWWAFYWGKDRDSRITDVTIDSILKKYDTDFEYLYNEMGWAPDAQAQEGQYSAVYYYGSGTCAGGAKDDTTGGWQTWVAGYTAVAASFYPLYSFNTSCPYRDRVAQMDAMIHEGIHSMTNGYPGAKDAHWFQEAGNTWIQQDMFSHRDGVYSGMGFLNAATVIAPFMPIECYSGWLIDGTFGGPGGGADDGGVTGKNQRYLLGGSQYSNIFPTFIGTWIGTGAVRWIYGNAYGKTKYLLETYGLEKGLGDAGVRRLITEFRARLAMLDMKKWSGEIKNLLNQHFGSDTYWEQDMWDNNRKSYTWTMTPYQTVTESNGYLVPNQETTPGWSGSNVVPLKVQNGAKEVTVSFYPNGANSNNKNMNFLLCYRATDGTPVYSEPITGEGSATLRLDKTPSSTNGAQMVFAVIVNTDYQYTGNTGIRKLHYDYKLKLETGVSGAGAANIKYYNDFKLDYKWPEIGETPVASSSSVASSSSVAPASSSSVVASSSSEKIVLDGATTYSISVTLPIDDNYATVAAKFDVNEIAQKLGLTAATLSQATFFAQESDGNMVTNSTATAPGHWFSKDGKVVEWGESAYVFSEADLSKGTLAVGHYPNSVKDGEKYSFTQGLSYNGKSVLFKVNVTITNEKGSGDATTALMYGLEGLSNHVDLALRRGQIEVRYTLPLRDNVKISLFTGFGALIAQEMVGVQNAGAHTHSFDLSQMPAGSYIVKVTTGSYREAKSINIFR is encoded by the coding sequence ATGCAAAAAAGTTGTTTGGGATTGATTCCAGGCGCCGTTTTGTCGGCTGCCTTAGGTGTTCACACATACGCTGTGTCGGGTGATGCTTACACATGGCCCGGTTACCGCAGCGACCTGGATTACGACACGAAGTCTAATCTGGGCGACATTCAGCCGCCGACCAAGTTCAACAACAATTGTTCGGGCGTTACCGGAAAGAAGGCCGGTAAATGGTGGGCGTTTTACTGGGGCAAGGATCGCGACAGCCGCATTACCGACGTGACGATTGATTCGATTCTCAAGAAGTACGATACCGATTTCGAGTACCTGTACAATGAGATGGGATGGGCGCCGGATGCCCAGGCGCAAGAAGGCCAGTACAGTGCCGTTTATTACTATGGCTCGGGTACTTGTGCCGGTGGTGCGAAGGACGATACCACGGGTGGTTGGCAGACATGGGTGGCGGGCTACACGGCGGTGGCGGCTTCGTTCTATCCGCTCTACAGTTTTAACACGAGTTGCCCCTACCGCGATCGCGTGGCGCAGATGGATGCGATGATTCACGAGGGAATCCACTCGATGACGAACGGTTACCCCGGTGCAAAGGATGCGCACTGGTTCCAAGAAGCGGGCAACACCTGGATTCAGCAGGATATGTTCAGTCATCGCGATGGTGTTTACAGCGGCATGGGATTCTTGAATGCGGCAACGGTCATTGCGCCGTTTATGCCGATCGAATGCTATTCGGGCTGGCTCATTGACGGCACTTTCGGTGGCCCTGGCGGCGGTGCCGATGACGGTGGCGTGACTGGTAAGAATCAGCGTTACCTGCTGGGGGGCTCGCAGTACAGCAACATCTTCCCGACGTTTATCGGCACATGGATTGGAACGGGGGCTGTTCGCTGGATTTACGGAAACGCTTACGGCAAGACCAAATACCTGCTCGAAACCTACGGCCTTGAAAAAGGCTTGGGCGATGCGGGCGTACGCAGGCTCATTACCGAATTCCGCGCAAGGCTTGCAATGCTTGACATGAAAAAATGGTCCGGCGAAATCAAGAATTTGCTGAACCAGCATTTTGGAAGCGACACCTACTGGGAACAGGACATGTGGGACAATAACAGGAAAAGCTACACCTGGACCATGACGCCCTACCAGACGGTGACGGAAAGCAACGGTTACCTTGTACCGAATCAGGAAACAACTCCGGGTTGGTCTGGCTCGAACGTGGTTCCGCTGAAGGTGCAAAACGGCGCAAAGGAAGTAACCGTGAGCTTCTACCCGAACGGCGCAAATTCCAATAACAAGAACATGAACTTCTTGCTGTGCTACCGCGCGACTGACGGTACACCTGTGTACAGCGAACCCATTACGGGCGAGGGCTCTGCGACGCTTCGCCTGGACAAGACGCCTTCTTCGACAAACGGTGCGCAGATGGTTTTCGCGGTCATCGTGAATACCGATTACCAGTACACCGGCAATACGGGAATTCGCAAGCTGCATTACGATTATAAGTTGAAACTGGAAACGGGCGTAAGTGGCGCAGGGGCCGCAAACATCAAGTATTACAACGACTTCAAATTGGATTACAAGTGGCCCGAAATCGGCGAAACCCCGGTTGCGTCCAGTAGTTCTGTGGCATCGAGCAGCTCTGTCGCTCCCGCAAGCTCCAGCAGCGTGGTGGCTTCCAGCAGTTCCGAAAAGATTGTCTTGGACGGTGCCACGACATATTCTATCTCAGTGACGCTTCCGATTGACGACAATTATGCGACGGTTGCGGCAAAATTTGATGTAAATGAAATCGCGCAAAAGCTTGGACTTACTGCGGCGACTCTTTCCCAGGCGACCTTCTTTGCCCAGGAAAGCGACGGCAACATGGTGACCAACAGCACCGCCACTGCGCCGGGCCATTGGTTCAGCAAAGACGGCAAGGTGGTGGAATGGGGTGAGTCCGCCTACGTGTTCAGCGAAGCCGACTTGTCGAAGGGGACGCTTGCCGTCGGACATTATCCGAACAGCGTGAAGGACGGCGAAAAGTACAGCTTTACGCAGGGGCTTTCGTACAACGGAAAGTCGGTGCTGTTCAAGGTAAATGTGACTATCACCAACGAAAAAGGGAGTGGAGATGCGACAACGGCGTTGATGTATGGACTCGAGGGGCTTTCGAATCATGTCGACCTTGCGCTTCGTCGCGGACAGATCGAGGTTCGCTACACGCTTCCGCTGCGTGACAATGTAAAAATCAGCCTGTTTACGGGATTTGGTGCTTTAATTGCCCAAGAAATGGTTGGCGTGCAGAACGCAGGTGCGCATACGCATTCTTTTGACCTAAGTCAAATGCCGGCGGGATCCTATATCGTGAAGGTGACAACCGGCAGCTACCGCGAAGCGAAATCAATAAACATTTTCCGATAA